GACTGACCGCGAAGGCCGGGGTGCGCGGGATCAGCAGCTGAAGTGGACCCGGGTCGTCGTGCGGCCCGGGACCCAGTACGTCCGGACCAGGTCCGCCAGCCGGTTCACCAGCAGCAGGCCACGGCCGCCCAGCGCCGCCGCGGCCGGCGGGATCCGGCCCGCCAGGGGCTCGGTGATCGTGCCCGTGTCGGTGACCTCGCCGACCACCTGGCGTTCCTCCGCCCACAGCCGGAGCACGCCCGCGCCGCCGCCGTAGAGGATGCTGTTCGTCGTCAGCTCCGCGAGCGCCAGGGTGAAGTCGTCACGCCGGGGGCGGCGCAGGCCGTGGCGGGCGGCCCAGCGCTCCGCGAACCCGCGCAGCGAGGCCAGCTGCCCGATGTCGAACTTCCGCTCGACCGCCGACGCCGGCTGTTCCAGGGGCCGCATGAAGTCCGCGCGGGCTCCGTCCGGGTCGAACCGGGGGCTGACGAACGGCCCGGCCGGCCCCCACACCTCCGGGTGGGTGCGCTCGGCGTCGGCCAGCGCGTCCGGCGGCAGCGCCGCGGTGTCGTAGGGGCAGAGCACCGCCAGGTCACGCCCCGCGAGAGCGTGGTTGAGGAGCGCCTCGTGCAGGACGCACGCCGGGTACTCGGCTCCGGAGCGGTCGCCCCACATCGGCTCGGCCACGATCCGCACCGGGCCCGCGTGCTCGCCGGCGAAGGCGAGCAGGACCGTCGGCAGGATCGCACCGGGGTTGCGGCCCACCCGGCACATGTCGGTCAGCCGCACTTCGCGGGCCCGGTCCGCCAGGGCCTCCTCGATGAGCTGCAGGTTCCGCGCGGGGACGGCGACGGCCACGGGTTCACCCCGGTCCAGACCGTCGAGCAGGAACGGAACGACGCCGCCGAGGTACTCACTGTCACCGCCGTAGAACAGTGCCGGATGCCGGAACGGGATCAGGGCACCTACCACGGGAGCTTGCTACCCGGAGACGACAGGGCGCAAACGCTTCGAACGGAGGAAGTTCACTCCACCCAACGGCCGACGACCGAGATCAGCCAGAAACCGACCACGGTCGCGACGGCGAACAACAGCACCCAGTTGACCAGCGGACGCCGCTCGGTCACCCCACGGGCTCGCCAGAGCGCGTAACCCGCCACGACGAAGAGCGGCAGCGGGATCAACGGCAGCGGCGACAGGCGGGCCACCACGGCCACGACACAAGTGCCGGCGCACACGGCCAGCACGCCCATCAGCACCCGGTGCAGCCACGGGTACCGGTCGAACGCGGACGCGATGACGCGTTCGCTCAGCTCGCGGAACCCGAGGACCGGGCCGGCGGGCACCGGCGCCGGTTCGGGTGGCGGCGGTGCCTGCAC
This genomic window from Amycolatopsis mongoliensis contains:
- a CDS encoding sensor histidine kinase, with translation MVGALIPFRHPALFYGGDSEYLGGVVPFLLDGLDRGEPVAVAVPARNLQLIEEALADRAREVRLTDMCRVGRNPGAILPTVLLAFAGEHAGPVRIVAEPMWGDRSGAEYPACVLHEALLNHALAGRDLAVLCPYDTAALPPDALADAERTHPEVWGPAGPFVSPRFDPDGARADFMRPLEQPASAVERKFDIGQLASLRGFAERWAARHGLRRPRRDDFTLALAELTTNSILYGGGAGVLRLWAEERQVVGEVTDTGTITEPLAGRIPPAAAALGGRGLLLVNRLADLVRTYWVPGRTTTRVHFSC